The Raphanus sativus cultivar WK10039 unplaced genomic scaffold, ASM80110v3 Scaffold0653, whole genome shotgun sequence DNA window ttccttttcattctttttattttgttcctgcaattttttttctatttattcatatttttattttaatggttaCCAGTTAAAGCCatagaatatattttacttGTCGTCATTGTTTTGttatgaagagaaaaaaaatgatttaatggATTTTAAAGTTAATGTTTGAAATTAATGTATGATATTTCAATTTTTGATTTTCAGtaaaagaataataatttatttgaaaatgtaagttttattttatttttggaagtGAAATATGTGTcgtgtgacaaaaaaaaagtgtaatactttttcaaaaaaagtagtcttcatgatttttagtaaaaaattggCAAATCGTATAGTTTTGGGACGACAAGTGTAAACacgtgttttgttttttttttcttgaacaacaCGTGTTTTGTTGTCACTCGTATATTTTGGTGTGTATAATTCAATTGTCGTTTGGGGTTGAAAGATTCTTCTTTCTTCATCGTAGTAGGTCTGTAGAATATAAGGCAGGAGCTAGCAATGTATGGATTTTCATCATCATGAGATTATGTTCTTTTGCAAAACTACAACCAAAACATACCGAAAAGCTTTTTCCATATTATTCATATTGCAAAGGGAGCAAGCAGAGTAATTACAAGCATGATTCGAGGAcatgtagtttttttttccttttcacgagaaggaataaaaagaataaaaagctTGAAGGCGAAGAAAATATTACTAATTATTGTTAAagcttaaattttttaaaaaaaacaacaacgaAAAGAAACCCCTATCGATAGGGATCAATCATTCCTGAAACTAGGTAAGAACCAACGAGCTCTAGAgaatgaaacagaggaagaaacaAGTGGTGGTAGTTGTTCAACCTTTTTTGTATCGAGATTGAATACAAAGATTTCAGTGTCGTACCAATCTAGCAGACCGCCGGTGAAGTAAATGGAGTTGCTAGTGAGGCCTTCCTGGTCCTTAGCAAGCACTGTAACACCCAAATCCAAAATAATCGCCTCGTCTCCCAAAGGAAAGCATGGGCTTCATCGGCTTGGCCCAAGGGTTTCTTGAAAAGGTTTTAATCGTTTCTCACTTTTCTTCTctgtttatttttggtttataataaGGGCgtcattttattttgttttactttaTTACATACTGCAATTATTTATGTAAGGGTTCTTTTATGAATCTTTGTATGAATTTTAAATTGTGAATTTTGCTGGTATTATATTCcatctgttttataataaatatcactttagattttcttattttgtttaaaataaatgttatcgTACAATTTCAACGTAATTtctacattatattttttttttaccaatttTTAATAACCAgtggattttttaaaaaatcattctCATTTGACTAATTATacattaaatagaaatatattagtctattatataaatttcttaattttcgTGAAAGAATCAAAgtaaaacttataataaataatgaaatggAAAGAGTACTAGTCACATGATCCGACAAAGTATAGAAACATGAATGATCCTAAGAAATGACTGATTTGGTGGGTGAGAAACGGTCACtgaaatatgatattttttataaaaaatatagaatattaaatatgagaaatttttttggatatcattttttagtttatttagacaaaaatagtttttaaagaGAGACCAAAAGGGTTTTATTAAAGAgtaaatattcatttataattAATCTTAAATTTAGAATTAAGAGATAGAGTTTAGGAGATggaatttaaaattaaaaaacaaaaaaaagtaaataatatgaGAGAATTGCTTTTTTAGAAAAGACTAATAATAGAaacttaataatataataacagaaataataataattaataatgtttatttgagataatttttaaaattaataatataaataataataatttcaaaataaaataaaataaaaatatttttggtcaatttattttttgtaagcTATTTTTATGacgaaaattttaaaaatgtttatttggGAGAATTGCCCGATTATTATTATCAAACTTTTTTGTATGCATAGAAACTTGGAGAACCTCTATTTCATCAAGAGACTTTGCTTTAGACTGAGTAAGATCCCCAACATCTAACCTATCGAAAATCTCTTcctttaaaaacgaaaaaaaaaaatctcttcctTTTATTATCTTACTTCTAACCTTCCATTCAATTAGTCCTTCTCCTTTCTTTGTGAGccttcaaaataatattttagttacgATATTTAATGCGGTTTAATCAGACACATTCCATATAGTCGAGTACACATGAGGGAttgacaacaacaaaaacaaacatcaggggttgattttttttgtgtgaaaatGATAGCTTACTggctataatataaatatttgccTTACACCACCAAACTTCTCTTTTCTCGGATAGTACCAAACTAATGGTAAACATCTCTTTTGGATTCTAATTAATAATTGACAATTTGGGATCAAATCTGTTATGCTTAATCAATGGAGAGTGGTAAGAGGACGTGAGTCTATGTCAGTCTAGCATGGACGTATAAGTTGTGATTTTTCCAAGAAATTTTTGTAAGTCGTTTGAATATCGCCATCAAGAAATCCCCAAAAATCAAAGTATATGTGAAGAGAAAAAACGTATTGAAGTATTTAGTAAAAAAGTACTTACGTGTAAGCTTTAGGTCAATAATTTGCAACGACGTCTAATAAAGAAATCCTCGAATTAAATGGCATTTTGTAGTATAATCGTTTCTATTGTTCTGCTGGTCAAATGTATGTACTTCTAAATTGTATTACTGAGTTCAAAGCTTTGGTGGCtagggagaaaaaaaaactcacgaATTAAATCCCAAAATTAGCCAATGAAGAagataaaatcaaattatagcTTCCTTGAAGGGCTTTAATTCGAAGTGATTGGATCATGATGATGGACTTATTTATAAACTATCATACCAAGTAGCAAGTAGATTATTATATTGTCATAGTAAATCCACAATGCTAATCAAACCATCAGTTGAATCTTGGTTTTTGGGATTGCGTCAGGACTTCTATTTCTTTTAAACATGAATATACCCCTTAAATTCTAATTAGTTGTTTAGTTTAGTAGTATTTTTTCACCCTATTTGTTTCGAATGGAATCTTTTGtagttaatattaaaaaaaaaattgacaacaTAATTAATCATTTATGCTTTATAAGTACAGACTTGGttcatttaatttatacataagttttaactataaaatatgtGGAAAATTAAATGTGATGTGGATTTTAAAGGTAAAAAGAAGCTGTTGAATAAGTAGGACCATTGTGCATAGTCTTAGGATGAATACTTATTGATATAATACTTTAgctaaatttagaaatttttatgCAATTTGAATTCAagttgttgtatttttttttcctatttgtGTCTTGTATTAAATATAAACCACCGAAAAGATTTTAAAGTATTaagaatattaaattatactagCTTAGTATAGAAAATTACAGTAATTCAACTGCTTTTGTTTGTAGGTTGATAACATTTAcagttattatatatttataaatacaaaagtatacaaataatagatataatttatggacaaaaattatattttaatgattaatattacaattattataaaattaaaaaaaacttacataatACAtagttgaattttttattaaaatatctcTGAGCCTACACAGTTAATAATTCTTATTCTATAAATGTGGTATCTACCTACTATTCTCTGTCTTAGAAAGCATAATGAATAATTATTGATCGAACATTAAGCTAATTAAGTTTAGGTGCATGAAACCATCATGTTTCTATTATATTAAAGGGGAAGTTAATACTGGTTGTTACAGCTATATTTGCTCTACTTTTTATTTAAGTTGAATATCAAGCTGTTACAGAATTTACCGTATTTGTGTTACATGCAAGTTGAATTCaagctgtttttttttgagaaaaagttGAATTCAAGCTGTTGCCAATTCTTTTtcctatattatttttttgaaaagggaTTTTCAAAAACCATTATATATCACATATACATAACATGTTATAACAGTTAATTACCTTTTTTTCGATTCAAAATGTTTCCATTTAAGTGTAACAAATCATAGGAGTATTAAATATAAACCACGCATAAGTTAACAACAAAGCAAGTCGTCCACTGTATCAATGACATGAACTTGGatcatattcaaaataatacTAAGTTACGATATTTAATGCGGTTTAATCAGACACATTCCATATAGTCGAGTACACATGAGGGAttgacaacaacaaaaacaaacatcaggggttggttttttttttgtgtgaaacTGATAGCTGTCTggctataatataaatatttgccTTACAGCAGCAGACTTCTCTTTTCTCGGATAGTACCAAACTAATGGTAAACATCTCTTTTGGATTCTAATTAATACTTGCCAATTTGGGATCAAATCTGTTATACTTAGTCAATGGAGAGTGGTAAGGGGACGTGAGTCTATGTCAGTCTACCATGGACGTATAAGTTGTGATTTTTccaagaaaattaattacaagAAATTTTGTAAGTCGTTTGAATATCGCCATCAAGAAATCCTCAAAAAGCAAAAGTATATGTGAAGAGAAAAAAACGTATTGAAGTATTTAGTAAAACAGTACTTACGTGTAAGCTTCAGGTCAATAATTTGCTACGACGTTTGATAAAGAAATCCTCGAATTAAATGTCATTTTGTAGTATAATCGTTTCTATCGTTCCGCTCCAAGCTTTGGTGGCCaaggagaaaaaaaactcaagaatTAAATCCCAAAATTAGCTAATGAAGAagataaaatcaaattatagcTTCCTTGAAGGGCTCTTAATTCGAAGTGATTGGATCATGATGATGGACTTATTTATAAACTATCATACCAAGTAGCAAGTAGATTATTATATTGTCATAGTAAATCCACAATGCTAATCAAACCATCTGTTGAATCTTGGTTCTTGGGATTGCGTCAGGACTTCTATTTCTTTTAAACATGAATATACCCTTTAAATTATAATCGGTTGTTTAGTTTAGAAGTATTTTTTTCACCCTATTTGTTTCAAATGGAATATTTTGtaggtaatatttttttttaaaaaaatgtttacatcaTAATCAACCATTTATGCTTTATAAATAGAGACTTGGTTCATTTTATTTAgacatataaatttttaaaaattaaatattaaatgattatgtgaaaaaggagaaaaatgtGATGTGGattttaaaaggtaaaaagagGCTGTTGAATAAGTAGAACCATTGTACATAGTCCTATGGTGAATACTTACTGATAGAATACTTTAGCtgaatttagaaatttatatgCAATTTGAATTCAAGTTGTTGTatattttttcctatttttgtCTTGTATTAAATATAAACAACCGAAAAGAATTTAAAGTATTAagaatattaaataatactagCGCCTTAGTATAGAGAATTACAGTCATTCAGTGCTTTTGTTTGTAGGTTGATAACATTTAcagttattatatttataaaatacaaaactatacaaataatagatataatttatggacaaaaattatattttaatgatttatattacaattattattataaaattaaaaaaacttacataATAATACATagttgaatttttattaaaatatctcTGTGCTTACACAGTTACGATATTTAATGCGGTTTAATCAGAGACACATTCCATATAGTCGAGTACACATGAGGGAAtcgacaacaacaaaaacaaacatcaggggttgatttttttttgtgtgaaatTGATAAGCTTATTggctataatataaatatttgttttttataaaaaaataaaatataaatatttgccTTACACCACCAGACTTCTCTTTTCTCGGATAGTACCAAACTAATGGCAAACATCTCTTTTGGATTCTAACTAATACTTGTCAATTTGGGATCAAATCTGTTATGCTTAGTCAATGGAGAGTGGTAAGAGGACGTGAGTCTTTGTCAGTCTAGCATGGACGTATAAGTTGTGATTTTTtccaagaaaattaattataaggAATTTTGTAAGTCGTTTGAATATCGACATCAAGAAATCCCCAAAAAGCAAAAGAATATGTGAAGAGAAAAGAACGTATTGAAGTATTTAGTAAAACAGTAATCACGTGAAAGCTTTAGGTCAATAATTTGCTACGACGTCTGATAAAGAAATCCTCGAATTAAATGGCATTTTGTAGTATAAATATTGGCATATATCTCTCTAGAAAACTTATATCAAAAAATGTTCACTGTAAAGAGTCTTTTCTTGGTAGTGATAATCATTTTTGAGCTATCAAACTCCTCTGTTAGTTTAACaatcaagaaaacaaatactaatGTTGGAGTAATTAGTTTGAACAAGTTTCAGGATGTGATATTCTATGGGAGAATCAGTGTCGGCACGCCACCTCAAAACTTTGATGTAGTCTTCGACACGGGGAGCTCCAACTTTTGGGTTCCATCCACGTCGTGGTCTGCTAAAACAACCTATCCTCACCAAAAATTTAACGCAAAGGCGTCAAAGACGTACCATACACGTCCAGGTCATCTTTCTTGTACTCTTCTTTTcgttaatttttgttattagaGTCTttcgacttttttttttttagagtctTTCGACTTTGATAAGTTTTCTCGCTTACACTCAGCGTGATCGTATTATATAGTTAGCTTTCTCAGAttaagttttatgaaatgtaaATGAATACCAGAGATGACATTGTCTTATTTTCTagcttattttaatatatatttcttttactGCCGTATATGATGCCATTTACCGATCCCTAGTTTTTTAAGAATCGTTTAGTCATTCAAGCCTAAATTAGTTTTTTCCTCTCGTCCGACTAATCATCAGTCTCTGTTTTACAGGAAGAAAGGAGTATGATATTGCATATACATCGGGTGCACTGGAAGGTACCCTATCCAAAGATAACCTCATGCTAGGAGGGATTACTCTTGAGGGGCAGGACTTCTTTATAGGGTCTAAGCCAGATCATTTTTTTACAACTGTAAAATTTGATGGGATACTGGGACTGGGATTACCAGCTCTGAAGATTTCTGGAACTGACTCGGTTCTGGAGAATCTGGTGAACAAAAAATTACTAACCCAACGTATATTCTCTATCTGGCTGTCTTCTCGCGAGGGAGATGGAGACGAAGTTCAAAACGCCGGTCAGATAACTTTTGGTGGAGTTGACAAAAAACGCTTCCGTGGCGAACATGTCTACGTTCCTGTATTGTCGTCGACAGGCTTTTGGAACATTTCAGTTTCCCAATTTACCGTTCGGGGAAAAGACATCAAAGTCTGTGTTCCACAATGCTTTGCATTTGTGGACTCTGGGACGACGGATATTGTTGGTCCAAGGGTAGGAGAATTAAGTTTTAATGCGAATATAAAGTTCAGTTTATATCGTATTTTGGTTTTGCTAAAATTATGTTTGTCTGTATTGTTAACGTGTAGGATCAAATCGAGAAGATCTACAAGGAACTTGATATAACGAACCGTAAAATTAAATGCGCCGACATTGACACGGCTCCCGTGATCTCTTTCAACGTCGGAGGAAATACGTTCTCACTCACTCCAGCCAATGTATGCTcttaatttttctaaattttgatttgttattttatatttacgcCAGTTTCctgacatatatattttattattttctgaaGTACATATACAAATTTCGTGATGCAAAGGGTAGCACAGTATGCCGCGTTCATTTTGTTAAGCCTGAAAAAAACGGTAAAACTGACTCTTGGTAAGTTGTAACAACTACGTTGTTTAACTCAGCTTTTTCTAAACATTTGAATTCCATATTTCTTTAGTTAATTCTATGAGTTTTGAATTTAGGATTTTGGGTGCGGCGTTCATGCAAGCATACCATACAGTCTTCGATTTTGAAGATTTCAAGAAGCCGAAGATAGGCTTTGCTAAAGCAGCAGCATAAGCGTGGAGATAAAGAAGAAGCGAAAacactataaaaaaaaaggaatactTAATTCGGTTTGTTGTTTCTCCTGTTAATGATGCTTAATTAAGTTAcatattattatcttaataaaaaatgattatctatctttttgttttcttttgtttactgaattatctttcatttttatatatactcaaaacgaactaaataaataatcacTCTGTATGTACAATTTAGACAAGCCTTAAAAGCTTGTTTCAAAGGCTGATCCACGCAACTAAACAAGCTCGATCTTGTCGCGAGATCTCTGAATGACTCCATGACTCCACAGAACATCTTTCTATAATCACCATTCTTCCTTAAACTAGTTTTTGAGTCCTCTGTTCTTGAATGATCTATAAGAGAATCCTCTGTTCTTGTTTAATTGCCGCTTACTCTCATATCAAACTAAAAAACGTTAGAGCAAATCCAAGACAAGAATGATAGGAGCCGTTGATCGTTTGAAAGTGTCTTAGGCTTTAGTGGCTTTGTTTTAGGATCTTCTTGTTATCTTTGTAAAGCTATTTATACGGCCATTTTTCTCATTGAATAAAGCAGAGTATTCAAATAAAACACAGAGCACTTGCTTTCAAAAGAAACCAAGCTGGAGCTTAAGCAATCTTGGATACCATTTTACTGAATTTACTATTCACTCTGTAACAATTTGTGTTCCCacgaaaggaaaaaaaattacaaccaAACAAGAAAAGATAAAGATAATTTTGTATGTGAACAAAAGTGTGTATCTTCATATTGTCAAGACCATTAGAACTGTGTTGCTCCGTGCTCGCCACTTTGCTGAAGGTCTTCAAGGCTCTATGACAACCTCAATGGTAGGTTCTACCATGGTAtttaagagcatcattatcctaGAGACCccttaattaatttttagtaCTATTTAAGTAGTAAATTTTGTTAAGAGACTTGGTTAATAAACTCCTGCAGTGAGTTCAAGTCTTTAGTATCCTCTTATTTCAATAAAGTGCAAACTTGAATCACATTAGCCTCACTCCTTGAAGCTACTTTGATTCCCTGTAAAATAATCTCAAAACAGAGTTAATACCATGAGATAATACATTTTACAGACCAACAGAAATTTCCATAAGCTAAATTACTCGCGAGCTTATTAATCACACAGTCTTCTTTATGATTTCTGTTCCAATCTTAAACCTGTTTCAGTGATTAAACAACAAACTTATCCTACTACAACTTGATTCTAGTGCTAGCCTTTTGTTTCTTATCATGTGCACTGATGTTAGAAACAAACTCCCTTGAATCTATGCAGTAGATCCTTGAATCATACATGCTTCAATCTGAAACAATCCCTGACTCAAACCTGTAAAACAATCTTAACCAACATCCCTGTTAGtcttaattaaaaaagaacTGAGATTGCACTTACAGTGACTTGCTTGAACTCGAAGCATCAATTTGCTCCGTTGCTGTTACCAACAAGACAGGCCGCCTAGCTCCACCTTGCTGGGAAGACTTTCGAAACCAATATCTTTGCTTAACTTTGTTCAAACCCTTCTCACTTGGTGTCCGCATCACATCCCCTGAGAAGAATTGTTAGCAAAACCATCTCTCATACCAACTGAGCTCTTGCTTCCCTTGAGACTTAATACCACAGCTGTGCAAATACCAATTACAGAATCCACGGTATCAATCTTAGCTGCCACCTTTCCCTGCAAAACATTTACTTGAATGCAGACTACTCCACCATAACCATTGTCGTCTCTGAcctgaaccaaaaaaaacagttaCCATTCACCAGTACTACCTTGACATGTCTTCTCCACTGATGACTCTTCCCTTATCTGTCCAGTAAGTTATAAACCGAGAACAAGTCTCCATGACGAACTAGACCAGTATCTTTGTCTCCAAATGCAGAACTGGTTTCCTTTTTGCATTTGTATCCTTGTAGAACTTTCTTTCGGTTGCATACGTATACCTGTGGTAAGATAACCATGCCTTAAGCATTTCCGATCAAAAACTGCTGGAAGTGACTTAAACCCGAGACAATACCCCTACTGAACCTTACAGCTGTGTCTTTCAACTTTTCAATAGAGAAGGCGTTGAAAAACACACTTCCGTCATCTTCATCTGAAATCACTGACTTGCAACTGAAACCCTAGATGTTTGCTACTTTTCCAAAACATCTAACCAGACCAGAAAGCCTCTTAACGTCTCGACTCGTTCTTAGACATTCTGTCAGCTAAAGTCTAGACCGTGTAATTTTGAGCATGCTTTTTCATCATGTGACTCCACCTGAAACCCGAGTATTAGAATTTTTCCGTGTCTCTTACGCTTAGCTCCGCCGCTACGTTAAACACTGTCACTCACATcatataatatacttttttttatcttgcaGCCGCTTCTGTTTAACTCTAGTACCAGAAGATCAATCAAGAATCTTTGCTTTAGATTTCCACTTCCAATCTAATAATCTATCTATTTCGAACACGACAATCATACTGAGCCTTGAGTCTTCACGTGCTGTCACTTGATAACCAGATTTGTCCATGAATCTACCTCGATACAATCTGAAGACCTCCCTGCTGCTTCCCTTTAGAACCTTTTAAACCTCATCTTCAACCTCAATAGAATTTTCTGACCCATATATACCAGAAACTAGACTCCGTCTCCTAGTTTCAGCAAGACTGACACTCGACCTCTTCATGTGCCACCAAGAACTTCATCATAGTCTTGTCTGAGTCACCATCAAAGTCCTCACTTTGATATCTGAAACGCTTCTATACTCCCCAGAGAACTCCACCTATACTCCCCTGCTTTGGTACCCCATTCCTCTGAGTGGAACCCCTTGGGAATTGGGATTCAGATGGTTAGAAAATTTCTTTGGTGAAAGGATCGATGGGTACTTTGTGTAAGCAATCACAAGTTAAATCTCTAAGATAAAGACCAAAACTTATCAGCAGAATATTACTAAACTCTATATGAACGATATTTCTATAAAACACTTTAAATATTGATACAAATAGTTAAATTACCCTTCCATGACAGGATTTCTTCTCTAATGTAAGACCATAATCATATCCCCAACTGTACCTGTACATTTGGGATATTTTGGCATCAAAGAAAACACAATATCATACACATATGAAAATAAGGAAAACAATAAAAGAGTTTTTGGGATACATACTCCAGATCAGGTCCCTGTAATGGTAAACCCATTGTTAAACCTGTAGCAGTGTCGTCGGCTCAAATGTTTCCCAATACTCCCTTTCATGCTTCGTCTTTGGGTATCGTCCCTGAACGGTAAAATTAAGAAAGAGGAAAACGTTTAGAACAAAGACAATGGGAATGACGTGTATGAATGACAtggagaaacaaaaataatttcattgGATCTTcaacttttttcatttattaacaTGTCCTCTTCTCTTGTTTTCTAAAATCTGATGTCTAACACCAGGAGAGAACCTTGCTCTATTATTGTGTTGattcattaaaaaaacatatacttaaaacaccatatattaaaattatcaaGATCTAAATACCATATAACAATCAATCAAATTTTGacactaatttttaaaaaggtatTAAACACTCTATAATTCTTATCATTTTATTCTGTTAActaaagttattaataaaatgcTTATTAACCCCAAAGTTGTTTTTAATCAATAGTTTAATTGTTGTGTTAAAAATCCAtcaatgtaaaattattttagcacacaatatataaaattatctaaaatacatatacttcagaaaaagaataaaaaaacttttttagtGATACTGTGTCTACACATTTTATCAAATCCAAATAAAAAGCATAAAAGTTATGAAACGATACCACCATTTTATCGCGAAGCTcaagattataaaattaaaaagtaaaagaagatataatcaaattgtaatatataatagattaataatttttatacaaaaataagaccacaataaaa harbors:
- the LOC108853128 gene encoding aspartic proteinase-like, whose product is MESENLYQKMFTVKSLFLVVIIIFELSNSSVSLTIKKTNTNVGVISLNKFQDVIFYGRISVGTPPQNFDVVFDTGSSNFWVPSTSWSAKTTYPHQKFNAKASKTYHTRPGRKEYDIAYTSGALEGTLSKDNLMLGGITLEGQDFFIGSKPDHFFTTVKFDGILGLGLPALKISGTDSVLENLVNKKLLTQRIFSIWLSSREGDGDEVQNAGQITFGGVDKKRFRGEHVYVPVLSSTGFWNISVSQFTVRGKDIKVCVPQCFAFVDSGTTDIVGPRDQIEKIYKELDITNRKIKCADIDTAPVISFNVGGNTFSLTPANYIYKFRDAKGSTVCRVHFVKPEKNGKTDSWILGAAFMQAYHTVFDFEDFKKPKIGFAKAAA